CTCCACAGCGCCGGCGTTCACCGTCGGGAGGGTGCCGGGGTGACCGGTGCAGACCGGGCAGACCGTCGTGTTGGGCGGCGCGTCCTTCAGGTTCGAGGCGCAGGCGCAGAACATCTTGCTGCGCGTCGCCAGCTGCGCGTGCACCTCAAGCCCTATGACCGCTTCGTATCTCGCCATCGTTCCTCATGATCCCCCATCGAGGGGGAGTGCACCTCTAGTCTTCAACCGGCACCTTTGTGTGCCACTCCGTGGCCCGCTCGTAGGCGTAGGCCATGTTGAGGAGTTCCGCCTCCTCAAGCGGCCTGCCGATGAGCTGCATGCCTATGGGCAGCGCCGATTTCGTCACGCCGCACGGCATCGAGAGGCCGGGCAGGCCGGCCAGGTTCACCGGTATGGTGAATATGTCGTTGAGATACATCCTGATCGGGTCGTCGATCTTCTCGCCCAGCCGGAAAGGGGGCGTGGGCGTCACCGGCGCGATGATGGCGTCGCACTCCTTGAAGGCTTCGAGGAAGTCCCCCTTGATGAGCGTTCGCGCCTTCCGCGCCTTGAGATAGTAGGCGTCGTAGTAGCCCGACGAGAGCACGTAGGTACCCAGCACGATGCGGAGCGCCACCTCGGGCCCGAAACCCTCGGTCCTGCTGTCGGAGAAGAGGGCGTCGAGATCCTTCGCGTTTCTGGAGCCATGGCCGTAGCGCACGCCGTCGTAGCGGGCGAGGTTCGCCGAGGCCTCGGCCGGCGCGATTATGTAGTAGCAGGCAAGCGAGTATCTGGTGTGGGGCAGCGAGATGTCGATCACCTTTGCCCCGAGGCGGGCGAGCACGTCGGATGCCGCCCGGACCGCGGACTCCACTTCGGGGTCGATGCCCTCCACGAAATATTCCCTGGGCACTCCGACGGTCTTGCCCCTCACGTCCCCGGTGAGCGACGCCGCGTAGTCGGGGACCGGCGCGGGGATGGTCGTGGCGTCGAGCTCGTCGTGCCCCGCGACCGCCCCGAGCATCGCGGCGCAGTCACGCACGTCGCGGGCCATGGGGCCGACCTGGTCGAGCGAGCTCGCGAAGGCGATTATCCCGTAGCGGCTGATCCTGCCGTAGGTGGGCTTGAGCCCCACGACTCCGCAGAAGGCCGCGGGCTGGCGCACGGAGCCGCCGGTGTCCGTGCCGAGCGAGACCGGGGTGAGACCGGCCGCCACCGCGGCGGCTGAACCGCCGCTGGATCCCCCCGGAGTGAGGGATCTGTCCCACGGGTTTTTCACCGGGCCGAACGCGGAGAACTCGTTCGACGACCCCATCGCGAACTCGTCCATGGAGAGCTTGCCGGTCATCACCGCGCCGGAGGCCTTGAGTTTCGCCACAACGGTCCCGTCGTACGGGGGCACGTAGTTTTCGAGGATGCGCGAGCAGCAGGTGGTGCGCACGCCCTTTGTGACGAAGATGTCCTTGATGGCGATCGGCACCCCGGTCAGGGCGGTCGCGCCTTCGCCCCGGGCTAGGCGGGCGTCGGCCGCCTTCGCCGCCTCCATCGCCGCCTCGGGGCAGAGGGTGACGAACGAGTTTATGGACGGGTCGCGCTCCTCTATCTCGGCGAGGTATTCGCGGGTCAGCTCGACCGAGCTTATCTTCCGCCCCTTGAGGAGCTCCGCGAGCTGAGCCAGACCCTTTTTGCAGAGTTCCCGCATGTCACTCGCTTTCGATAACGCGCGGCACCTGGACGTAGGGACCGTCGCGCTCGGGCGCGTCGGCCGTGGTGCTGTCCGGGTCGTCGAACGTGCGGACCTCGTCCTGGCGGAGCACCGGCCTGAAATCCACCGCGTGCGACGTGGGCTCGATCCCCGAGGTGTCGAGCTCGGAGAGCTGCTCCACGTACTCGAGCACCGAGGCGGCCTTCTCGACGAACCTCTTCATCTCCGCCTCGTCGAACGCGAGTTTCGCGAGCCTCGCCGTCTTCTCCACCGCGGCGTTCTTCCGGTCTCTCTTTGCAGTGTCGGACATAATGAGATGTAGAGGGTTCCCTCTTCCTGCCGGCGGCTCGCAGGGCCGGTCAGAACTTGAAGATGTCGAGGAAGGCCTCGAGTATCCGCTTTTCCTTGCCGCAGAGGCTCTCCAGCGTGCCTCGCAGGAGGAGGACGCTTCCGCAGTTGAAGCACTTGTGTATCGTCTGGCCCTTGAAGCTTATCTCCTCCAGCTCCATGCCGCAGTTGCCGCACCTGCGCCAGTGCAGGAGCCTGTGCCTCTCGGCCTCCTCCTTGGCCATCTGCTTGCGCCTGAGCTCGGCGATCTTGTGCCTCTTCCTCAGGTCGTCCCGCTCAAAATATGACGATTCAGGCCGCGGCGGCTTCGGCACCCATGCCTCCTAGCTCGTATGCCCCGCGCTTATCACAGCCGATACGCCGTGGCAAGGCCGGCAGGAGGTTGTGCGCAAGCCTTTGGCGTGGTAGATCTCTGCATATGCATCTTCAGGTGCTCGAGAATTTCCCGCCCTGGACGCTCTATCTCCTGGCTGGCCTCATGGGGGCGGTGCTCGGGAGCTTCGCGGGCGTATGCATCTGGCGCATGCCAAGGGATGAATCGGTGGTGTGGCCTCCGTCGCACTGCCCCGCCTGCGGCCGCAGGCTGTCCTGGTGGGAGAACATTCCGCTCGTGAGCTATGCGATCCTCAGGGCCAGGTGCCGAACCTGCCGCGCCTGGATATCGCCCCGCTACCCCATCGTCGAGCTGGCCATGGTCCTGCTCTCCCTGTTCGCGTGGTGGCATTTTCAGGAGCCCCTGCGGTACCTGGTCTACCTGTGCCTGTTCATCCTGCCGATGCTCATCGTAACGGGGATAGACCTGTATCACTGCATAATACCCGATTCCATCACCATCCCTGGCATAGCTGCAGGGTTCATAGTCAAGCTCCTCCTCGACGGGGGGGAGCCGGCCTGTCTCTGGAGGGCTGTGGATTCGTTGGCCGGGATCGTCGTCGGAGGGGGGGCGCTCTACCTTGTGGCCCTCGCCTATGAGAAGATCCGCAGGCAGGAGGGGCTGGGCGGCGGCGATGTGAAGCTCATCGCCATGATCGGGGCATTCTTCGGCTGGAAGGCGGCGCTCTTGGCGCTCTTCATCGCCTCGTTTCTGGGCTCGTTCGTGGGGCTGATCGTAGTTATCGCCCTTCGCAAGGACCTCAAATATGCCATACCTTTCGGGCCCTTCCTGGCGACGGCAGGGGTTGTATACCTCTTTTTCGGCGATCGCCTGATCGCCTGGTATGCCAGGTTTTTCTAGCTAAAAACAGCAGGTTATTCACAATTTTTAAAGTTAATTATGTTTAATTAATATAAATTGATGATATAATTTTAGATAATTAATAAAAATCCTTGACCATTATGCTGCTTTTGAGTCAATTTATATCAACGGCCGCGCGGCGGCCGTATTAATCTTACATAAGGCGCTCTTATGGCAAAGGAAATAGCGGTGGTTCCCAACAACGTGAATCGCTTCCGTGAGGAGCTGCTCATGAGCAAGGCCGAGCTCGCGCGCAAGGCCGGGCTGTCGGCACTCACGATCGATCGCGTCGAGAGCGGCATGCACTGCAGGATGGATACCAAGCGCAAGATACTGCTGGCCCTCGGCCTCAAGCTCACCGACAAAGACCGCGTCTTTCCTGAAGCTTAGGCAATCATCTCTTTGTTTTCACCTTTCACCTTTGAGCTGTTTCCGATTGCTTATGCGATATCTTTCGTGTAATGCAGAAGCAAGGCTATGCATCCAGAACTGCTCAACAATTCTCTCTTTCTCAGGTACTACAAACAGTGGCAGGACGATCCCGGCTCAATAGTCTTCGCGCCGATCTCGCAGTACTTCCTCATGTACGGGATGATCGACGCGGCATTCTCCGTCTGCCGCGAGGGCGTGAAGCGGCATCCTGAGCTCATAAGCGGCAGGCTGGTCATGGCGCGCATACACCTGGCGCGCGGCAACTGGGAGGAGGCGGAGGCGGAGCTGCGCGCCGTGCTCTCCGTGAGGGCCGACAACGGCACCGCCAT
Above is a genomic segment from Pseudomonadota bacterium containing:
- a CDS encoding zf-TFIIB domain-containing protein gives rise to the protein MPKPPRPESSYFERDDLRKRHKIAELRRKQMAKEEAERHRLLHWRRCGNCGMELEEISFKGQTIHKCFNCGSVLLLRGTLESLCGKEKRILEAFLDIFKF
- a CDS encoding helix-turn-helix transcriptional regulator, with amino-acid sequence MAKEIAVVPNNVNRFREELLMSKAELARKAGLSALTIDRVESGMHCRMDTKRKILLALGLKLTDKDRVFPEA
- the gatA gene encoding Asp-tRNA(Asn)/Glu-tRNA(Gln) amidotransferase subunit GatA encodes the protein MRELCKKGLAQLAELLKGRKISSVELTREYLAEIEERDPSINSFVTLCPEAAMEAAKAADARLARGEGATALTGVPIAIKDIFVTKGVRTTCCSRILENYVPPYDGTVVAKLKASGAVMTGKLSMDEFAMGSSNEFSAFGPVKNPWDRSLTPGGSSGGSAAAVAAGLTPVSLGTDTGGSVRQPAAFCGVVGLKPTYGRISRYGIIAFASSLDQVGPMARDVRDCAAMLGAVAGHDELDATTIPAPVPDYAASLTGDVRGKTVGVPREYFVEGIDPEVESAVRAASDVLARLGAKVIDISLPHTRYSLACYYIIAPAEASANLARYDGVRYGHGSRNAKDLDALFSDSRTEGFGPEVALRIVLGTYVLSSGYYDAYYLKARKARTLIKGDFLEAFKECDAIIAPVTPTPPFRLGEKIDDPIRMYLNDIFTIPVNLAGLPGLSMPCGVTKSALPIGMQLIGRPLEEAELLNMAYAYERATEWHTKVPVED
- a CDS encoding tetratricopeptide repeat protein, with translation MHPELLNNSLFLRYYKQWQDDPGSIVFAPISQYFLMYGMIDAAFSVCREGVKRHPELISGRLVMARIHLARGNWEEAEAELRAVLSVRADNGTAISMMDEIAAMRRAEREDGRAQPRVAQVEPGDLIAGRPSWNTVTMAGILAAQGHRDEAREIYRSILTSDPANKAALAGMEALGHAG
- a CDS encoding prepilin peptidase codes for the protein MHLQVLENFPPWTLYLLAGLMGAVLGSFAGVCIWRMPRDESVVWPPSHCPACGRRLSWWENIPLVSYAILRARCRTCRAWISPRYPIVELAMVLLSLFAWWHFQEPLRYLVYLCLFILPMLIVTGIDLYHCIIPDSITIPGIAAGFIVKLLLDGGEPACLWRAVDSLAGIVVGGGALYLVALAYEKIRRQEGLGGGDVKLIAMIGAFFGWKAALLALFIASFLGSFVGLIVVIALRKDLKYAIPFGPFLATAGVVYLFFGDRLIAWYARFF
- the gatC gene encoding Asp-tRNA(Asn)/Glu-tRNA(Gln) amidotransferase subunit GatC, yielding MSDTAKRDRKNAAVEKTARLAKLAFDEAEMKRFVEKAASVLEYVEQLSELDTSGIEPTSHAVDFRPVLRQDEVRTFDDPDSTTADAPERDGPYVQVPRVIESE